Part of the Candidatus Tiamatella incendiivivens genome, AATCCATCCTCTCTCGAAAAAGACGTTCCTAATACTAATAGGCTTTGCTTCACCGTTATTACTCTTCTTTTCAACCTTAAACTCCGGATTACCAACTCTACCTACAGCATCAAGCCTAGCTACGACGAACTCCACAGGCTCTTCCCTGCTGGAGAAACCATAACGCTTCTCGTGTAACTCGTGGAACGCTTCAACTGTACCCTGCACGCTACCTGTATACGGGACTTGTAAAGTGTAACCCTGCCCCCAATACTTTGCCTCGACAACCATCACCATAACCCTTCCATCTTCCGGTATTTTCTCAGTACCAAGAATCCTATTCGCATCCTCCATCATTTCACTGTATAGTGCCCCCAACATTACGTCAGTAACTTCGCTTGCTAGTTTAACAATGGGCTTAGTGAAACTGTGCCTGTAGTCTGTTACAAGCAAGCCTAAAGCACTGAAAACACCGGGGAAAGGTGGAATTATTACTCTCGGAACCCCTAGGTCTCTAGCTATTTCCACGGCATGGAGTGGTCCTGCTCCGCCGAAAGCATACATCGCGAATTCTCTCAGATCGTGGCCTCTCTCCACACTAACTAGCCTGAGGGCCTTACTCATAATGGTATTCGAGATCTTTACAATACTCCAAGCCGCCTCAACTGTATCCACCCCAATCTCTTCCGCGATCCTCGCGACAGCCTCAAAAGCCAAATCCCCTTCAAGCCTCAGCCCTCCTCCCGCCAGAACTTCTGGAAGTCTCCCCAATACAAGGTTAGCATCCGTTATCGTGGGCTCCTTTCCTCCACGAGCATAGCATGCCGGCCCCGGATCTGCTCCAGCACTCCTCGGCCCTACCCTGAGGCCTCCACCGGGGTCTACCCAGGCTATTGTACCTCCTCCAGCACTAACCTCGGCAAGGTCTATGTATGGGAACCTAATCGGGTAACCGCTACCTCTTACTCGTCTCCCCATGTGGACTTCTCCGCCTATTTCATATATGGAAGTGACTTCCGCCTCATAATCAATCACTGATGAGGCCTTCGCAGATGTCCCCCCCATATCGAAACCTAGTGATTTACCTGTCCCTAGAAGCCGGCTGAAGTACGCTACAGCAATTGCCCCC contains:
- a CDS encoding hydantoinase/oxoprolinase family protein encodes the protein MLKVGVDVGGTFTDFTVFNMQTGRIWNLKVLTTPRNPVKGVINVIGRGLEGSLNEVSVLVHATTLGTNMFLGQTGLEPPPAVLVTNEGFIDVIEIGRQNRPQLYNPYYTRPKPLIPRSRRIGVKGRISLGGEELEPLGKEELSRKVKAFCGEGIKVYAISFLHSYKNPLHEEEAKKTIMKSCPGAIAVASHEVDPQPMEYERTSTTVVNALLIPLIGEYVSRLEQSLKERGFQGSILLMQSNGGVSSAEAGSRTPAAFIESGPSAGAIAVAYFSRLLGTGKSLGFDMGGTSAKASSVIDYEAEVTSIYEIGGEVHMGRRVRGSGYPIRFPYIDLAEVSAGGGTIAWVDPGGGLRVGPRSAGADPGPACYARGGKEPTITDANLVLGRLPEVLAGGGLRLEGDLAFEAVARIAEEIGVDTVEAAWSIVKISNTIMSKALRLVSVERGHDLREFAMYAFGGAGPLHAVEIARDLGVPRVIIPPFPGVFSALGLLVTDYRHSFTKPIVKLASEVTDVMLGALYSEMMEDANRILGTEKIPEDGRVMVMVVEAKYWGQGYTLQVPYTGSVQGTVEAFHELHEKRYGFSSREEPVEFVVARLDAVGRVGNPEFKVEKKSNNGEAKPISIRNVFFERGWIRSLVYSVDNLNPGDIINGPAVIEAPDSTILLPPGTEAFFHDTGALIVDLR